The following are encoded together in the Babylonia areolata isolate BAREFJ2019XMU chromosome 30, ASM4173473v1, whole genome shotgun sequence genome:
- the LOC143275385 gene encoding alpha-amylase-like produces MLMWAVWALTLASTTVLTAHGSPYHEPHCAAGRTAITHLLEWRWDDVAEECERFLGPYGYCGVQISPPTENAIVINPYRPWWERYQPVSYQLVTRSGDEKELKDMIERCNKVGVRIYPDVVINHMTGAGGSGIGTGGSPWNGGDLSYPAIPFIAGDFNDASKCPTQDLNIHNYNNPEEVRNCRLLSLADLALGHKDVREKVAAYLNHLIDLGVAGFRVDAAKHMWPGDMMAIFNKLKDVRSDIFGAGRRPFMFQEVIDQGWEVIKADEYLSTGRVTNFKFGLELARVFHQQNAMKWLSNWGEGWGMWNGHDVLTFIDNHDNQRGHGGGYGALTHKDPRPYKLATAFMLAHPYGFPRIMSSYRFNTSDQGPPTQHGNDDIAHVAVNHDLSCSGRWVCEHRWRQIYNMVAFRNMAMMSPLTNWWSGADYQIAFGRGDKAFIAFNLEHNRLRSVLQTGLPAGTYCDVISGNMEGDECTGWRVEVGEDGKAWFDVCAQCDDPMVAIHVGAKLGSTPTRTG; encoded by the exons ATGCTGATGTGGGCGGTTTGGGCTCTGACGCTGGCTTCGACAACAG TGCTGACGGCACACGGGTCTCCATACCACGAGCCACACTGCGCTGCAGGCAGGACGGCCATCACCCACCTGTTGGAGTGGCGCTGGGACGACGTCGCCGAGGAGTGTGAGCGCTTCCTGGGGCCCTATGGTTACTGTGGCGTGCAg ATCTCCCCACCCACAGAAAACGCCATCGTCATTAACCCTTACCGGCCGTGGTGGGAGAGATACCAGCCGGTCAGTTACCAGCTGGTGACGCGAAGTGGCGACGAGAAAGAGTTAAAGGACATGATTGAGCGTTGCAACAAGGTTGGGGTGAG AATCTACCCCGACGTCGTCATCAACCACATGACCGGGGCCGGGGGATCGGGGATCGGTACCGGGGGATCCCCGTGGAACGGGGGGGATCTGAGCTACCCTGCCATCCCTTTCATTGCTGGTGACTTCAATGATGCCTCCAAGTGCCCAACACAGGACCTCAATatccacaactacaacaaccctGAGGAA GTTCGTAACTGCCGACTGTTGAGCCTGGCCGACCTTGCCCTTGGCCACAAAGACGTGCGGGAGAAGGTGGCAGCCTACCTGAACCACCTGATAGACCTGGGCGTGGCTGGCTTCAGGGTGGACGCCGCCAAGCACATGTGGCCCGGCGACATGATGGCCATCTTCAACAAGTTGAAG GATGTGCGCAGTGACATCTTTGGCGCTGGCAGGCGCCCCTTCATGTTCCAAGAGGTCATAGATCAAGGGTGGGAGGTCATCAAGGCTGACGAGTATCTTTCTACCGGACGGGTCACCAACTTCAAGTTTGGCTTGGAGCTCGCAAGG GTGTTCCACCAGCAGAACGCCATGAAGTGGCTGAGCAACTGGGGCGAGGGCTGGGGCATGTGGAACGGCCACGACGTCCTCACCTTCATCGACAACCACGACAACCAGAGGGGCCATGGTGGGGGCTATGGGGCTCTCACCCATAAAGATCCCCGTCCTTACAAg CTGGCCACAGCCTTCATGTTGGCCCATCCGTACGGCTTCCCCCGCATCATGAGCAGCTACCGCTTCAACACCAGTGACCAGGGACCCCCCACACAGCACGGCAACGACGACATCGCCCACGTCGCCGTCAACCATGACCTCAGCTGCTCCGGCCGCTGGGTGTGTGAGCACCGCTGGAGACAGATCTACAACATGGTGGCCTTCAG gAACATGGCTATGATGTCCCCGTTGACTAACTGGTGGTCAGGGGCAGACTATCAGATCGCTTTCGGACGAGGGGACAAAGCATTTATCGCCTTTAACCTGGAACACAATCGTCTGCGCTCCGTCTTGCAGACGGGGCTACCAGCAGGCACCTACTGTGACGTCATATCCGGCAACATGGAGGGCGACGAGTGCACAGGGTggagagtggaggtgggagaggacgGGAAAGCGTGGTTTGACGTGTGTGCCCAGTGCGATGATCCTATGGTGGCCATTCACGTGG gtgcaAAGCTTGGATCTACCCCAACAAGAACCGGATAA